CTTTTGTTTTTCGGTAATCTCCAGAGCGGTATAATCTAGCTTCCAACCAATGGTTTCTACAATTTTTTCAATAAGAAGCACGGTCTGCAAAGCTTCCTTTCTAGCCGTATCCATCAAACCACTTTCCGGTATTTTCTCTAGAATATGATTTTTTGCCTCTTGGTTCAGCGTAGTCAGATCATCAGGGGTAAATGTGTTGAAGAGTCCGTTTTTTACATCGTAAAATTCCATTTCTGGGGATATGGAAAGTACCTCTGGCTCAGGAAAATTGGTTAGGATGATTTTCTTCTTTCCGTCATCGGCATGCATAAAAATTTTCTTCAGATCATACCCTATTTGCGCTTTTGCTTTAATAACTATGAGCGCCTTTTTCTTACTGCTCACCAAACTTAGAAAGCGCTCTTTGGTATTCTCATACTTATAAATCTCGGCGAAATCGCCCTCCACGGATATTAACTTACATACACTTCTTATTTTTTCTAACAATACGGTAGACTGATGCGATGTAATCTCCTTGCTTTGTTTTTTTCTAAAGAAAGAAAATAGCCAGTACATGCTAATGGCTCCTAATATTAATCCCAGAAAAACTT
This genomic window from Maribacter sp. MJ134 contains:
- a CDS encoding DUF4230 domain-containing protein, whose product is MDNVLEVFLGLILGAISMYWLFSFFRKKQSKEITSHQSTVLLEKIRSVCKLISVEGDFAEIYKYENTKERFLSLVSSKKKALIVIKAKAQIGYDLKKIFMHADDGKKKIILTNFPEPEVLSISPEMEFYDVKNGLFNTFTPDDLTTLNQEAKNHILEKIPESGLMDTARKEALQTVLLIEKIVETIGWKLDYTALEITEKQKELLDK